In the Phycisphaerales bacterium genome, one interval contains:
- a CDS encoding DNA methyltransferase — protein sequence MTTDQPNNTMKPNQIHHGDNLRVLPELTPESIRLIYIDPPFNTGIHRHGLRMKAQRDSEGDRIGFGGNRYRTETMRTHGYADQFEDYLGFLMPRIEAALPLLTRDGSLLVHLDQNQSHYVKVALDQLMGQTHFMNEIIWAYDFGGRSKNRWPAKHDTILWYARNPKDYVFDLEAVDRIPYMAPGLVGQEKAQRGKTPTDVWWHTIVPTNGKERTGYPTQKPLGVLNRFIQVHTQRGDRVLDFFAGSGTTGQAAGQLDRQFDLIDQNPDAIAIMRERLKGFKPDLIAHHMQSDSTESAASV from the coding sequence ATGACCACAGACCAACCGAACAACACCATGAAACCTAATCAAATTCACCACGGTGACAATCTCAGGGTACTCCCAGAGCTCACTCCTGAATCGATTCGCCTGATCTACATTGACCCTCCTTTTAATACGGGCATCCATCGTCATGGACTGCGAATGAAGGCACAGCGTGATAGTGAAGGCGATCGAATTGGATTCGGTGGAAATCGATATCGGACAGAGACCATGCGGACACATGGATATGCCGATCAATTTGAGGACTATCTTGGTTTCCTCATGCCTCGAATTGAAGCGGCACTGCCACTACTGACCCGTGATGGTTCACTGCTTGTGCACCTCGATCAGAATCAAAGTCACTATGTGAAGGTCGCACTTGACCAGCTCATGGGGCAAACCCATTTCATGAACGAAATCATTTGGGCCTATGACTTCGGCGGCCGCTCTAAGAATCGCTGGCCAGCCAAGCACGACACGATCCTCTGGTATGCCCGCAACCCCAAAGATTATGTCTTCGATCTTGAGGCGGTTGATCGTATTCCTTACATGGCTCCAGGGCTGGTTGGCCAAGAAAAGGCTCAACGCGGGAAGACGCCCACAGATGTCTGGTGGCATACGATTGTGCCGACCAATGGAAAAGAACGCACTGGCTATCCAACCCAGAAGCCTCTGGGTGTCCTCAATCGGTTCATTCAAGTGCATACGCAAAGGGGAGACCGTGTCCTAGACTTCTTTGCTGGCAGTGGTACGACTGGCCAGGCAGCCGGGCAGCTCGATCGCCAATTCGATCTCATTGATCAGAATCCAGACGCCATCGCCATCATGCGTGAACGCCTCAAGGGGTTCAAACCGGACCTGATTGCCCACCATATGCAATCCGATTCCACTGAATCCGCAGCCAGCGTCTGA